The window GGTGCCCTTCGTGTCGCGCGTGGTCGTCGAACAGCTCGAAGGTGACGACGCTGCCGCGGCCTCGCTCCACCACGTCGCCGAAGTCGCGCGTGCCGACGGCGACGACGCCGAACGCGAGCGTCGTAGCCGCGGCCAGCGCGACCAGCGTCGCGACGAACGCCCGGGGCCACGTCGCCTTTATGAACGCGGCGGCGCGGAAGAAAGCAAAGGCCGCGAGCGCCTCCGCGCCCAGCGTCACCGTATTCAGGCCGATTACGGTTATGCCGCCGTGGCCCAACAGTGCGAGTATGACGTTGGCGAACAGGCAGGCGAGGAGCGCCGCCGCCGGCCCGGCCACGATACCCGCCAGCGCCGCCAGGTTGAGATGGTACCCCAGCGGCGCGACGTGGAACGACATCGCGACGACCATCAGCGCCGCGAAAAACCCCGCCCGGGCGAAGACGACCAGGTTCGGGGCCCGAAGGAACTTGAGCCACGAAAGAACCAAAAAGGCGGCCACGACGGCGTAGCCGGCCGCCCACAAGTAGAACGGTAGAACGCCGTCCGGAAGGTGGAGGTGGGCCATAGGATTTCGTCGGGCCGTTCGCCGGCGCGGCGACTTACGCGATGCGGCGGACTTCCACTAACAGGCCGTCGGCGCGGACCACTTCCACCGACCCGCCCGCGGGGATGGCCTCGGCCGCGGTGGCGCGCCAATACTCGCCGCGGACGAATACCTGGCCGCCCGCGGGCCCCACCGCCGTCGTAGCCCGGCCGCGTTCGCCCACCATCCCCTTGTCGCCGGTGGTGGGTTTGCGGCGTTGGGCGCGCAGGCCCATCCCCACGGCGAAGAGGAAGAAGAGCAACGTCGTGACCACCGCCGGTATGATGACGGCCCAGGATATCCGCAGGTATTGCGCGGGCGTATTTATGAGTAAAATAGAACCGAGCAGCATCGAGATCGTCCCTCCCACGGCCAGCAAGCCGTGGCTGGTTATCTTTATCTCGGCCAAAAAAAGTATTATAGCAAAAACGATGAGCCCCACGCCGGCGTAATTCACCGGCAGCGTCGACAGCGCGTAGAAGGCGAGGATGATGCAGATGCCGCCCGCCACGCCGGGCAGGATGGAGCCCGGGTTGGAGAGCTCGAAGATGATGCCGTAGAAGCCGATGATGAGGAGGATGTACGCGACGTTGGGGTCCGTCAGTACGGCGAGTAAGCGTTGGCGGAAGTCGGGCGTAAACTCCTCGACGCGCGCGCCCTTCGTCTTTATGACGACCTCGCGGCCCGCGGCCTTCACCTTCCGGCCGTCCACTTTCTTCAGCAGGTCGTCGAAGTTCTCGGCGACGAAGTCGACGACGTTCTCGGTTACGGCGTCCTCCGCCGACAGCGAGGCCGACTTGCGGACGGCGAGCTCGGCCCACTTCTCGTTGCGGCCTCGCCGCCGCGCCAGGCTCTTGATGTAGGAGGCGGCGTCGTTCGTTATCTTCTCCGTCATGGCCTCGTCGGCGCCCTCGCCGCCCATACCCAGCGTTACCGGGTGGGCCGCGCCGATGGAGGTGTTGGGGGCCATGGCCGCGACGTGCGCCGCCAGCGTGATGAAGGTCCCGGCGCTCGCGGCCCGGCCGCCCGGGGGCCACACGTACACCGCCACCGGCACCTTCGACGCCAGGATCTTCTTGATTATCTTGCGCATCGACGGGTCGAGGCCGCCCGGCGTGTCGAGCGAGACGACCACCAGCGACGCGCGGTCCGCTTCGGCCTGCTCTATCCCCTCGACGATGAACTCCGCCATAATGGGGCTGACGACGCCTTCGATTTTGAGGTGGCGGACGAGGGGGGCGTCGGCTCGAGCGGCAGCCGCGAGCGCTATAGCGGCGACGGCAACCGTAAGTAGTATTTTCCGTGTCGTTTTCATAATTTTTTAGTTGTAAATCGCCAGAACGCGGCCGAACGACGACGGCGACGCGACGCCCGGATATTCGTCGTAGCCCCCGCACGTGCGGTCCCACCACTTGGTAAGGCGCCAGTACTTCTTGCCCGCGGTCGAGTCGTACCGCTCGAATTCGAAGTTGCAATACCCGTTATCGGCGATGAAGCCGTTTAGCTCGTCGATCATTACGACTAGGGAAAGGGTTATATTATCGGCCCGGTACGTG is drawn from bacterium and contains these coding sequences:
- a CDS encoding energy-coupling factor ABC transporter permease, whose protein sequence is MAHLHLPDGVLPFYLWAAGYAVVAAFLVLSWLKFLRAPNLVVFARAGFFAALMVVAMSFHVAPLGYHLNLAALAGIVAGPAAALLACLFANVILALLGHGGITVIGLNTVTLGAEALAAFAFFRAAAFIKATWPRAFVATLVALAAATTLAFGVVAVGTRDFGDVVERGRGSVVTFELFDDHARHEGHHADESQAEVSRGRLAALFYGLGSIGWVLEALVTATVAAYLKKAAPRLFGEAT
- a CDS encoding nodulation protein NfeD — its product is MKTTRKILLTVAVAAIALAAAARADAPLVRHLKIEGVVSPIMAEFIVEGIEQAEADRASLVVVSLDTPGGLDPSMRKIIKKILASKVPVAVYVWPPGGRAASAGTFITLAAHVAAMAPNTSIGAAHPVTLGMGGEGADEAMTEKITNDAASYIKSLARRRGRNEKWAELAVRKSASLSAEDAVTENVVDFVAENFDDLLKKVDGRKVKAAGREVVIKTKGARVEEFTPDFRQRLLAVLTDPNVAYILLIIGFYGIIFELSNPGSILPGVAGGICIILAFYALSTLPVNYAGVGLIVFAIILFLAEIKITSHGLLAVGGTISMLLGSILLINTPAQYLRISWAVIIPAVVTTLLFFLFAVGMGLRAQRRKPTTGDKGMVGERGRATTAVGPAGGQVFVRGEYWRATAAEAIPAGGSVEVVRADGLLVEVRRIA